In Quercus robur chromosome 11, dhQueRobu3.1, whole genome shotgun sequence, the sequence TTGACAATATAAGCATCTGGGGTGGGTTTGACCCGAATCCACTCTCCATCTTTCCGCTTCACTTCCAATCCTCCAACATCATCTTGAGCAAGGATGGTTAAGGCACCACCATCCTTGTGCCGACCGACACCAAGTGCTAACTCAGGGGTAGGGCAAGGTGGATAGTGATTTAGTCGGATGTAGCTGCTGTGATCTTTGAAGAAGCTGTGGAACCTATCTGCTGGCAAGCCTAGGGACAGAGCTATAAGTTCGAATAACTTGCGAGCTAGTTTTACCATCTCTTGACCATAGTCTTGGCATGTCTCCCTGTTTAGTTGTCAAAGGAGCTCATCAGATCACATAGATTAAATCTCTTGAATTGGGCTTCAAACAgattaatctcaaattttctaactcaattACAAAGGGTCCTCCCAAATAACAGTTATAAAGACACATTCATATGTTACTAACATAACCTTAGATGACTAGTTATTAAAATGTACCATTATCTTCCACAACCACTAAGTGTGCTATGATTTATAAGAATTAGGATGcaactttttttgataaattcaatGTTATGACAGGGGAGAGGGATTTGAACACTAGATGTGCCActtgagttacaagactcttggcaaGTATTAGAACACAATAGTCCTATAATAATAGAACATTTAGCATATCTCTCTGTTCTCCCTCTTTTACATGGTTTCTCATACATCCACAGATGCATGAACTTTACAGTTTTGTCATCAAATTGATATTGGCTAAAGTTAAGATTTAGATGATCCACATATTAATCCATAATAACTATTAGTAAATattaatcattcaaatttaattgtgaatttacaaaaaaacatttccatattttattaaacttaATTTACCTTAATTCAGGCGGGTACTCAGGCCACTGATTATATAATTCGGTGATTTCCTTGTCATCAGGATCAGGCGAGGAAGGGATTAAAGCAGGTTCCTCTACGGCAATATCAAAAACCTCCTTCCAGTCCCTAACATTCTTAGTATGCTCAGTGTCATAATAACCCAACACTAACTTCTCAGTTCTCCTCACCTTCCTCTTCTCCTCTAAACTCTGCTCAAAGAATTTCCTCGAGTCACCATCAATTTTCTGTCGCTTCTCCAAAGGCACCCCATGGTTGATCACCTGGAAGAACCCCCACTCCTTGCATGCTTTGCCTACCTCCTTAACAAGGCCTTCAATGGCAGAAACATTGTTGGAGGAGTGTAATGGTGCAAGATCAATTAGTGGGAAGCCTTCCCCTTCGATGTAGGAGATTCTTGGCCTGTGTTCAGGTTCTTGGATGAAAGCTGGATCAACTTCTCCCATGGTAATTGGTTTtaatttctgtgtgttttgtaAGATAGGGTGTGGTGCCTTTTTATATTTActgttttttctgtttttctaaGGGTGTGACGTTTGTGCTTGCATGGCTGAGTTGTTTTGTTCTATCTTCTATGAGGGGATATTTGGTTAATTTGGTACTAGGAATGAGTTAAGCATTTGTATGCTTGCTATTTTTTCTTATGGGTGTGACGTTTGTGCTTGCATATCTGAGTTTTGTCCTGTGCGGGAAGTTTTGGCAGTCAACATTAGAGCATTACACCGAAAAGAATAATATTCAAAGATATATAACTACGAACAAAATTTCACTTCAAATTCTTTATATATCTTTTCATTGAATGtgatattgaaaatttaattgttggattgcattttgtttatatttttaatattcatgtcaaattttgttctaattagatgttatttactattcgataattaaacttattttttatgcataatttcaTACCACAAAAtggttaaaatttaaacatatgaTTAATGACATgacaattgatttttgattttcttgagcAAATGACATAATAATTAATCTTTAATCTCCTTGTAATTTTGCTCGtaggatataataagaacatgcaatttaatgattaaattttttaaaattcacatccaataaaaaaaatataaaagagttTGAAGAGAAATATTTTCCTTGAAAGGATATATAGTACTCCATTTTCGCATGCTTTACCAACAGGACATTtctatattataataataataatgatgaggATCAAtaatctaataaaatttctctgGTATTGGAGTTAGTGATCAAGTTTGTTAGGTATACACAGTAAGTGAAAGTCTcacatgaaatatatataaaaagaaaattttaaattataattaagtcCTTTGTAAACTCaactttttaatataattactAGACATCGTACATTAAGACCTTTTATACCTATACATGATAAAAAAGAGATTCAGAGTTTCATTTTTGCATTTCTTATTAGTAAAAAGAGGTAAAGGGCTGGGAAAATTTACTAGGGCAAGCGGATTTCTATTCATCTTTGTATCAAACACAATCCTCATAAGTTGTTTCATATATATTGGagaaaattatattctaaacCCAATAGTTTACGGGTGTAGTAACAAATCAAACCTTATAACTTGAAAAGTGACAATGATTctcataaaaaagaagaagaaaagtgacgatgattatttttaaatttaaatattgattaTAATTCATTCAAAACACcaatgattattttaaaatttattgacaAAAAGTGGAATTTGATAATAGGTTCTTTATTCGATGACGTGGAATCTTATCAATTGAGCAAATAGGAGATTCTTGGCCTGTGTTCGGGTTCTTGGATGAAAGCTGGGTCAACCTCTCCCATGATTGGTGATTAGTGATTTTTGTTTGTGCAAAGAGATGGCTTTCCTTTGTTCTTAGAGAGAGATTTGGTTTGATGTACATTGAACTTGGACGTGATTTTGTTAGTGCGAAGAGACGGTTCTCTTCATTACAGATGGAAATGTTGTGAGTCTTGTGACTAGGGACAAACCAAGCGTGCGACACGAAGGCAATGACAAAAATAGCCACCTAGAATGTATATCCTATTATCATGAATGTAAATTACATTCATGGTCGTTGATTCTTGTACATACTCGATCTTTTGTAAATCATTCCCACCTATCACtcgttttatgttttaaatattAACATTATTAGTTGTAAATCTACGCAATACATGGGAATATACAACTATTTTGTAATATGGtataatttatgatttattatctaaaatgTACTAGagataatttgttctccttAAAAGTTGAactatttctaaaattatttttttatctctcaatctttacaaatatatcattctactattttgattttttttgaaaaacttaggTGCGTTTGTTTGATATTATtccattatttttgttttgagtaaaatatagaaatactattcttttttcaaGTGATCTATATTATTCAAGCTTTTATATGGTgtgttatggtttttttttttttttataaaactaaattaaatttttacgtTCCAAacttaattatttgaatttctcattcttttagGAAGATTATTGTGATAACCAAACCTCATCACAAATCTACAATTgatattattcaaataatttataaacacattcaaatacataatcttgtagattgtattttgatataaactcaaattctcacttctaaaatatctaaaaattaactcaaaccaaaagtataagagagatagagagtacATGTgataaataactcaaaaaacacACCACTAAAGTGTATCATTCAAAAGTAgagacataaaaaataaaacaaaaaaattcatcaatctaaATTATTCTaaagtagagttgcaagaaataattaacaatatatatatatatatagagagagagagagagagagagagagtaatcgCATTTTTTGTAAGAGAATGTGAGACAAATAACAAGATTATATAAAAGAACATGAGTAGAAGAATATTTCTATAAACACAAATTATTCAAGACaagctatgtaatagaataacattaaatcattttgtaatttcataGGATAACATgtaacaaacaaagaaaataaaataaaaaagataaaaattagaatataacCAAATCATATCAACTTAAAGTAgagttaaacataaaaattcatcaatctaaATTAGAGGTGTAATAAGGAATTAAAAATCtatcaaaagaaagaatatatatatatatatatatatatagagagagagagagagagagagagagagagagtattcacatttttgtgtgagaaaaatatggattgaatggaagagaaaataacaaattttttatagttaaaaaaatggagagaagaagagtcaaaataaaaaggaagatgaagagatgGAGAAATTGTAAGGTTAAGGTatagagtagtggggagataaaaagGTAGAAGTAAGGAAATGTTGGAGAATGAGTAATTGTAAAGTGGGAaattaataagaagaaaaataattaaaaagaagagagaatatATTGAAAATACGTTGTTGATGTGGCTCAATAGGAGTGCAACAATattaaacgctacgcttcaACTTTCAGATGTAGATACATGCGTACAAATTACTAAAAACCTAATAGCTTAACTAGCATCTCTTGGTATAAATATCTATTTTcctattgtaatttttttttttttaaaaaatgagcaaCATTATGCTTAAATTAGGGATGATAATATTTGACGTGGCCTCCAAATATGATATGAAGTTAGCAAGGTGTTTAggtttaatgggtttgtgttaTATTTGGATCGACACGAATTGATCCATTTAATAAAccaatcaatttgaatttgACATGCAAAACCAGTTTGAACCCAATTCATTTAATTGAAGGTCAATTTTACCAATTTACCCTTCAAAATTTAtgtttgtaattatattttaattattgttaaCTTTGTGTGGAATCTATTTGCATACTTATACattctataaaatatttaaattgctAATAGGTTATTTGTGTTAGGTAAACATGTTAACTTGACTACTTGACTTATATATTTATCAAATGGGTCATGTCAAGTTGTATCGAACTTAGCGTGAGTcttttattaaatgggttatgCAAGTCGTGTTGTGTcaacctgtttaataaacatatCTTGTTAGGGTCAATGGATCCTAACACGATTAATAAACATGTTGTGTTTGTGTTGACCTATATAGTCGAATACTTATAAGTCAATATGACACAAACAAGACACATGAACATGAATTATCATCCTTACATCCATATTTGTGAGTATAGAGTGTACATGTAAGATTAGAGTAGTTTTTGCTTAATTGACCAAATACCAGTAAGtagtatttcaaaaattatatataaaaattgcatttttttattatataaaattcgACTCTTCAAGTGTCCAATTCCACTTGAATTTTGACTCCTCGAGAGGAGAGTTTTAGGCCACATTTGCAATTGAAGTGACCGTTTTAAAAACTGGTTCACCTGGATCTCGATTCTTTTAGAGTTGAGTgcactaataataataataattaaaaaataaaaagctttcgAAGTCCGACGGCTAGACTTGTCTACAATGGCTAAGTGAACCTTCCTTCTCTTCAATTCTAGGGGAAATTATAGTAAACTCACCTGTGGTTTGACCTGTTTTCACTTTGCCTACTTgtggtttaaaacttaataCTTTGCCCACCTAAACTTCAATCCGTTTGCTCTTCGTTTCCCATCTCACCCTCAGATGTTAGAAAAAcaccattttattaaaaattagaacatAATGCGAATCAAAAACATGAACCATTGAATCTTTTCCTCATGAGCCCTAGAAACACGAAAAACCCCATTCTGCATCTGATATTGAAATCGTGCTACAAGTATAAACCTAGACGAACAACAGGTTGTTCGAGAGACTAAAATCCTGGTAAGAAATCAGTCACTGTTTGGGTTTTTAATTTGGGCTTGTGGttgttttatagttttttgaGTAATCAGTCAATGGTCAATGTTACATGTAACAGAATGAGAATATTGGTTGTGTTTGTTGCTGTTTATGAAAAATGTAACTACATGTTGTTTggatttgtatttgtttatgggCATTTTGTCTATTGTGGTCATTGTGTCTCACAATAGACCCAAGTTTCTGCTTTACTCTTTATGTGTCTGTTGTTTACAATTCTTTAATTGTTAATTGTGTACATGTCAAATGATAATTTGTTATTGTAGATGGATGATGAGGAAGTGAAATTCAAGGTTCATTATTGGGGTACTTTTCTGTGGAACTCAAGTTTAGAATACTTTGGTGGAAAAGTTGAAATAGTGTATAAGGATCTTAATAggcttagttattttgaaatagAATGTATATGTGAGGAATTGGGGATTGACGAACTGTCTAGGGTTCATTATTTAGCTCATGGGAGCAACTTGGAGCAAGACTTGAGGTTGATAGAAGATGATAAAGATGTGGTGTCCATGTGTAAGCTTAATGAGGGAGGGCCAAGAGACACCATCATACTGTATGTGGAGAGTGGTCATACTCCATCTGCAGTTGAAGTTCCTGATGGGGTTGGTGCAGGGGCTTCAAGGGTTGGTGCAGGAGGTGGTATAGGAGCTGCTACAAGGGGTGTAGGGGTTGGTGTCAGGGCTGCTACAGGGGGTGATGCTAGTGTGGGGTAAAGGAGGAGTTTGATTGGTTGAATGAAGGTCTGGAAGGAGAAGACTTTGCTGATGATATTTTTGATGAGTTCTCTCCACTTACACAGTTCCATCTGAGTCTAACACTGTTCCATCTTAACCAACCGCTGATACACCTCAGCCAAACACAAATACAACTCAGCTAAGCACTGTTCCACATCCAAACATAGATTTAGATGAAGAGTGGGCTGAACCAGCTTTAGAAGATGATATTGCAAGTGTGGATGGTTCTGGTGGTGAGTAGAGGCCTGGCAACCCAGAATTCAATGAGAGGAATGATATGACAAATGTTCTGTTGGTAAAAGGGATGAAATTTCTAAACTCCAAAGTTTTTAGGAAGGCTTTGAGGGAATATGTGATTCAGCATTACATTGATATCAAGTGGAAGTTGAATGAGAAGGAGAAGATTTATGTACATTGTAAGAACAATTGTGGATGGAGGTGTTATGCCTCAATGGTGACTAGAGAGTGCATATTTGAGATCAAGACAATTAATCCTAATTGTACACGCCCTCTAACATTTCAAAATGGGCAAGTTACATTAGGCTATGTGGCAAACAGGTATTTGGAGGATTTTAATAAAAATCCTAATGGGGAGGTCTCAGGTGTTAAGCACTATGTGATGCAGCAGATTTCTGTTGATTTAAGTCTTAATCAAGTGTATAGATCAAGGAAGGCAGCTAGAGGTTTGATCATTGGGAATGAAGAAGCTCAGTATGGCCTACTTAGAGATTATGCAGAAATGATAAGGAGGACAGATGTAGGAAACAAGGTGATATTGCAAATAGAGATGGAAAATGAGAATGCAGAACCCAAGTTTAAAAGGATGTACATTAGATACAATGCTTAGAAAGTTGGCTTTCTAGGTGGTTGTAGACCCTCTGTTAGGTTGGATGGATGCCACTTGAAGGGTAGGTTTGGTGGGCAATTATTGTCTGCCACTGCCAAGGATGGAAATGACAATATATTCCTAGTGGCAATGGCTATGGTTGAGCAAGAGAATAAGGATAGCTGGATTTGGTTCTTGGAGTAATTTGCAAATGACATTGGCAGGCCAGAGGATCTCAATCTGGTATTCATCAATGACAAGCAGAAGGTATTATCATCTAGCTCATGTTTATGACTTCATTACTTGCTTAATGGAATGCTTACTTGCATAGTTGCTTATTTGAATGCTTACATGCATACTTGCTGACACAGAATGTTTACTTGCTTACTTGATTGTAGGGCCTTCTACCTGCAATGGAGATTTTATTTCCAACTGTAAAGCACAGATATTGTGTGAAGCACATATACAATAATTTTAACGTTAACCACAAGGGCATGGAGTTGAAGAGTGTATTGTGGAGGTGTGCTAGCACAACATCAGTCAGGGAATTTAAGAGGGGGATGGAGCATCTTAAGAGTTTGGATAAAGAAGTTTGGAAGGACCTTGCAGATATAGAGTCTGCACAGTGGACCAAATCTCTCTTTTCTCCAAGGGCTTTGACAGATTTtctggtaaacaatctaagtgAGAGTTTTAACTCTATGATTGTAAAGACTAGAAACAAGCCAATATTATCAATGCTGGAGTAGATCAGAGTTATGATTATGGGCAAgctatatataaagaagattgGCATAGAAAAGTATACTGGCAAGTTGTGTCCAAGCATATAGGACAAGTTGGAGAAGTTGAAATTAGAGTCTAAGAATTTTGTGCAATGCCATCTAGGAGGTTTGTGTATGAGGTtgacaatgagagagaaagGCATGTGGTGGACTTGGTAGGGAGGACATGTAGTTGTAGAGTATGAGATTTGATAGGAATCTACTGCAAGCATGCAGTTGTAGCCATTTTTGTGAATTATGAGAAACCAGGGGATTACACCCATCCATGCTACTACAAGGTTGCTTTGTGAAGACATACAAAACAGCCATACCTCCCATGCCTGGCCAGTCTTAGTGGATCTCAAGTAGCCAACCTAAGCCTCTTGCACCTACTATCTATAAGCCACCAGGCAGGCCACCCataaagaggaagagagatgctGATGAGCCAAAGAACCCTTATAGGGTGTCTAGAGCAAGCTAGTGAGGTGTGGAAGGTGTCAAAAAGAAGGACAAAATGC encodes:
- the LOC126704590 gene encoding protein DMR6-LIKE OXYGENASE 2-like, producing the protein MGEVDPAFIQEPEHRPRISYIEGEGFPLIDLAPLHSSNNVSAIEGLVKEVGKACKEWGFFQVINHGVPLEKRQKIDGDSRKFFEQSLEEKRKVRRTEKLVLGYYDTEHTKNVRDWKEVFDIAVEEPALIPSSPDPDDKEITELYNQWPEYPPELRETCQDYGQEMVKLARKLFELIALSLGLPADRFHSFFKDHSSYIRLNHYPPCPTPELALGVGRHKDGGALTILAQDDVGGLEVKRKDGEWIRVKPTPDAYIVNVGAIIQVWSNDKYESVEHRAMVNPEKERFSVPFFFNPAHYVMIKPLEELTNEQNPAKYRAYNWGKFTASKRRSNFQKLNVENLQISHFRISD